In Octopus bimaculoides isolate UCB-OBI-ISO-001 chromosome 27, ASM119413v2, whole genome shotgun sequence, one DNA window encodes the following:
- the LOC106878771 gene encoding zinc finger protein 239: protein MENKLCENNVKCKTQTTEVCFAEVIKKEKEKTYYCDICKKSFSHKSNLATHKRIHTGEKPYHCDICGKSFSQKGHLRSHRHIHTGETPYQCDVCDKSFSEGSNLTKHKRIHTGEKPYHCDTCGKSFSVVSHLTTHIRIHTGEKPYHCDICGISFSQINTLTIHKRIHTGEKPYHCDICGKSFSDGNTLTIHKRNHTGEKPYLCDICGKSFSLNGDLTIHKRIHTGEKPYHCDICGKSFSEGSTLITHKRIHTGEKPYHCDICGKSFSVVSHLTTHIRIHTGEKPYHCDICGISFSQINTLTRHKRIHTGEKPYHCDICNKLFSDGNTLTIHKRIHTGEKPYQCDICGKSFSRTGDLTRHKHIHTGEKPYHCEICGKSFSHAGNLTRHKYIHT, encoded by the coding sequence atggaaaataaattatGCGAGAACAATGTTAAATGTAAAACACAGACTACAGAGGTTTGTTTTGCTGAGgttataaagaaagagaaagaaaaaacatattactgtgatatctgtaaaaaatCATTCTCACATAAGAGTAACCTTGCCACTCAtaagcgcattcatacaggagagaaaccatatcactgtgatatctgtggtaaatccttctctcagAAAGGTCACTTGAGAAgccacagacatattcatacaggagagacaccatatcagtgtgatgtcTGTGACAAGTCGTTCTCCGAAGGAAgtaacttaactaaacacaaacgtattcatacaggagaaaagccctATCACTGTGACACTTGTGGGAAATCGTTCTCGGTTGTGAGTCATTTAACTActcacatacgcattcacacaggagagaagccatatcactgtgatatttgtggtatatCTTTCTCTCAGATAAACACTTTGACTatccacaaacgtattcatacaggagagaaaccatatcactgtgatatctgtggtaaatcgttctctgacGGAAACACCTTAACTATCCACAAACGCaatcatacaggagagaaaccgtacctctgtgatatttgtggtaaatcattctccctaAATGGTGACTTAACTATacataagcgtattcatacaggagagaaaccatatcactgtgatatctgtggtaaatcattctctgaaggaAGTACCTTaattactcacaaacgtattcatacaggtgagaaaccatatcactgtgatatctgtggtaaatcattttctgtagTAAGTCACTTAACCActcacatacgcattcacacaggagagaaaccatatcattgtgatatctgtggtatatcATTCTCTCAGATAAATACCttgactagacacaaacgtattcatacaggagagaaaccatatcactgtgatatctgtaataaattATTCTCTGATGGCAACACCTTAaccatacacaaacgtattcatacaggagagaaaccctatcaatgtgatatctgtggaaaatctttCTCTCGAACTGGggacttaactagacacaaacatatccatacaggagagaaaccatatcattgtgaaatctgtggtaaatcattttctcatgcaggtaacttaactagacacaagtatattcatacataa